ATGAAATTATATAACATGGCAGTCGTCGGCGCCACGGGGCTTGTGGGGGAGCGGATGATAAAGGTCCTCGAGGAACGCAAGTTTCCCGTTGGAAGGCTCCTGCCGTTGGCGAGCGAGGCTTCGCACGGCAAAAAGATAAGGTTTCGCGGCGTGGAGATAACCGTGGAAAAGCTGCGCAAAGATTCTTTCAAAGATATCGACCTTGCGCTCTTTTCGGCAGGCGGGGATGTGAGCCTTGAATATGCGCCCATTGCCGCAAAGGCCGGAGCCATCGTCATAGATAACACCGCCGCGTTCAGGATGGATCCGGATGTGCCCTTGGTGGTGCCGGAGGTGAATGGCCATGTCATTGCGAGCCTGAAAGGCGAGGCAATCCCCTGTAAAAGAGATTGCCACGTCGCCCAAAGGGCTCCTCGCAATGACAAGAAAGGTTTCATAATAGCAAATCCCAACTGCTCGACCATCCAGCTCGTATGCGTCCTAAAACCGATCCACGATGCGGCGAAGATCAAGCGCGTTGTGGTCTCCACTTATCAGTCGGTTTCCGGCGCGGGAAAAGAGGCCCTTGAAAAGCTCGATGCCGGCGAAAGACCCTTTGCGTTCAACTGCATTCCGCAAATAGATGTCTTCACCGACAACGGTTATACAAAGGAAGAGATGAAGGTGGTGAACGAGACCAGAAAGATATTGGGCGACAGTTCCGTAAATGTTACCTGCACGGCCGTGCGCGTGCCGGTAAGGGTCAGCCACTCCGAATCCGTTAATATCGAAACCGAGAAAAAGCTCACCGCCGAGGACGCGCGAAATATCCTTAAGAATGCGCCCGGTGTCATTGTCATAGATGATCCTTCAAAAGGCAGATACCCGATGCCCGTTGATTGCGAAGACAGGGACGAGGCATTTGTTGGAAGGATAAGAGAGGATATCTCCATCCCCAATGGTATCGAGTGCTGGATAGTTTCCGACAATCTAAGAAAGGGCGCAGCCACCAACGCGGTACAGATCGCCGAACTTTTGGGGTCAGGCTTGACTTCTTGACTTTAGCTTAAAGTCAAGAAGTCAAGCCTGACCCCAAAAGGGCCATTGATATGAAAAGATTGTTCGCCATGT
The window above is part of the Deltaproteobacteria bacterium CG11_big_fil_rev_8_21_14_0_20_49_13 genome. Proteins encoded here:
- a CDS encoding aspartate-semialdehyde dehydrogenase, yielding MKLYNMAVVGATGLVGERMIKVLEERKFPVGRLLPLASEASHGKKIRFRGVEITVEKLRKDSFKDIDLALFSAGGDVSLEYAPIAAKAGAIVIDNTAAFRMDPDVPLVVPEVNGHVIASLKGEAIPCKRDCHVAQRAPRNDKKGFIIANPNCSTIQLVCVLKPIHDAAKIKRVVVSTYQSVSGAGKEALEKLDAGERPFAFNCIPQIDVFTDNGYTKEEMKVVNETRKILGDSSVNVTCTAVRVPVRVSHSESVNIETEKKLTAEDARNILKNAPGVIVIDDPSKGRYPMPVDCEDRDEAFVGRIREDISIPNGIECWIVSDNLRKGAATNAVQIAELLGSGLTS